From the Paenibacillus sp. MMS20-IR301 genome, the window CCAAGCGTAGCCAGATATTGTCCCGGAGTCCCTGCATTCCCAATCGTCTGATAGTCATCAAATTCATCCGATTCTTTGAAATTCCACTGATCGGAAGGCGTGCTTGTACTCAGCGTTACTGCTGTAGCCGTGCCGTCTCCATAGGTAAGATAGTGACCTGTGGCTGCATTGCGGATACGCTTATGGGCGTCATAATCCTCGGCATACCAGAGATAGCTGCCTTCATCCGCTGTACCCGCAGCAATCTCCCCGTGCTTCAGCACGCCGCCTGCGGCTTCATACAGGAAATCTGTAGCCACCTGGGCATCCGTGTAGGCGGCAATCCGCACCGGCTGCAGCTCACTTACTGCAACAATCCGCCACTGGGCACTCGGATTGCCTCCCCAGCCCGGCCAATTGTTGGAGCGCACATCGTTGTCACCGTCAAACTGGGGATTCAGCCATAACGGGTTCCCCGCATCCGTAAGCCCGATATTGCGGAAGGTGACAAGTCCCGCTTCTGCAGCCTGAAGTGCCGGCTCCTGAATCCACTCACTGAGTGACTGCTTGGCCGGATCTATCTCCGCTGAGAAGACCCCGTACCAATGCTCCTCATTCTGCTTGATGTAATGTCCGGTCGCGCGGTTGCGGATCAGCAGTGTGCCGGAATCCGTTCCCGGCTCCAGAAACCACTGTGCCGACTCATTGCTGAGCGGCTGCGCGCCGTGCTTCACTTGACCTTCGTCCTCAAACATGACGTTGCCCGGCCGCATTACGCTTTCCAACCGCACCGGCGCTGCGCTGAGGTCCACGAACGCCCACTGCGGGCTCTCAAATGTGATATTGATATCGCTGCTGACCTGGGCGTAGCCCAGCTGATTCTCCTCGTGGATGACCAGTTTGCTCTCCGGTGCAGTTGCACTGCGGATGACCATATAGCCCGGACGGTTCGAGGTATCGATCAGCCACTTGTCGGCGGCGCTGCCGCCCCCCGGAACATCAGCAGCCTTGAGCGAATCCTCCTTGCCGGTATTGCCGTCAAGCGTAATGAAGTGGCCTGTCTTCACATTCTGAATCCGTGACAAGCCCCCATCCGTTACCACCGTCCAGTGGGACGAGGTATCCGCCGGGTTAGTCATCCCGTAGCGGACAATCCCCTCCGTGGTCTCATACAAAAAATTACTCTTCCACTTGTTCTTAATCAGAACCGTACCGGCAGGAATTTGTGCTGCACCGCTCCCCTGGATGCCGTCTGCACGGACAGTACCTCCGGCTCCCGGCAGAGCCAGCTGCGGAAAGATCAGCAACAGCGCCAGCAGACCCGCAACCGCGGACCTGAATCGTTTCATAAGTGCGCCCCCTCTAACTAAAATGGACTTCATTTCCATCTTAATTTGGTAACGCTTACAGGACGATGTGTGTTTGTATCCAGACGAAGGTGTATTTGTACGTACATGCATACAGAAGAAGCAGCCGCCTTAATTGACAAAAGCTCCGGTTCGCAGGATAGTTAATTCATTCACCGTGTACGGATTGTTGTGGTGGAACTACATTTACGGAGGCATTCATCATTATGAAGATTGAACAACCCCGCATTCCGGAGCCTGAACTTCTGCTGCCGCAGCAGATTCATTCCCTGAGCTCCAAGGACGAATACAGCCGCTGCCTGATCGCAGGTTCTCTCATTGAATACCAGGACGCTGCCAGAGTGTCTTTTGATAAAACTATTTTCAGGAATGTGACCATTACAGAATCCTCGCTGCACCACATAGAGCTGACGGATGTAATCTTCGAGCATTGCGACCTGTCCAACGTCGATTTCAGTGACGCCTTCATTCACCGGACGGAGTTCAGGGATTGCCGGATGATCGGCACGGATTTCACCAGGGCGCGGTTTCAAAATGTTACGGTGAGCGGGTGTATCGGGGAGTTTGCGGTGTTCCGGTTTGCCAATTTCAAGAATACGGTCTTCGCACAAAGCGCCCTGATCAGCGCCGATTATTACCAGTCCAGCCTCAGCGGCCTGTTCTTCACGGAATGTAATCTGGATCAGGCGGTGCTGGCCGGATGCAGGCTGAAGGATGTTGATCTCAGTGACTGCGAATTCACCGGCCTGATGGTTGACCTTCAGGATCTGGACGGCTGCATCATCTCTGCACCGCAGGCTGCCTCCTTCGCCGGGCTGCTGGGTCTGGTCATTAAGTAGAGCTCAGGGCTTACGTCGCCGCTCCCTTGCCTGCATCCAGTGCAACCAGCTTCAGCTTGCCGGCGCATCTGCCGCAGCGGTACCGCTTCGGATCGGCCTTGCGTTTACGCAAATACTCGGTGGCACAGGCGGTACACACCAGCTTATACCGGTAAGGCTGCGGCTTACGCGCCTTGGCCCCCGGCAGGGTCTGGCAGTAGCGGCTGCCGCCGACGCGGGCCAGCAGATTTTTGAAATCGGCATCCCGGTGCATGTACCCCCGCTTCGCCAGATGCAGATGATAGTGGCAGAGCTCATGCTTGATGATTTTCTCCGTCTCCTCCCGCCCGTGGATGGCCAGCTGCTGCGGATTAATCTCTATATTATGGCTTTTGGTGAAATACCGTCCGCCCGTTGTCGTAAGTCTGCTG encodes:
- a CDS encoding pentapeptide repeat-containing protein, with translation MKIEQPRIPEPELLLPQQIHSLSSKDEYSRCLIAGSLIEYQDAARVSFDKTIFRNVTITESSLHHIELTDVIFEHCDLSNVDFSDAFIHRTEFRDCRMIGTDFTRARFQNVTVSGCIGEFAVFRFANFKNTVFAQSALISADYYQSSLSGLFFTECNLDQAVLAGCRLKDVDLSDCEFTGLMVDLQDLDGCIISAPQAASFAGLLGLVIK
- a CDS encoding SprT family protein, which codes for MSNEELQQWIEQVSLRSFGVPFRHTASFNSRLTTTGGRYFTKSHNIEINPQQLAIHGREETEKIIKHELCHYHLHLAKRGYMHRDADFKNLLARVGGSRYCQTLPGAKARKPQPYRYKLVCTACATEYLRKRKADPKRYRCGRCAGKLKLVALDAGKGAAT